A portion of the bacterium Unc6 genome contains these proteins:
- a CDS encoding peptide deformylase — MTALKICIYPDPILYKKAEQVPCVDDSICVLIKDMAETMHSSKGIGLAANQVGIPKRIIIVMDNQNLVEIINPEIERTTGEETAEEGCISLPGEAWKIKRAKKITVHGINVRGRKIKIKAEGLLARIIQHEIDHLNGILIKDRASFGQTQPCVKSYENKL, encoded by the coding sequence ATGACGGCATTAAAGATATGTATATACCCTGATCCAATCCTTTATAAAAAGGCAGAACAGGTTCCTTGTGTGGACGATAGTATATGTGTGCTGATTAAGGATATGGCAGAAACAATGCATTCTTCAAAAGGGATAGGACTTGCTGCAAACCAGGTTGGAATACCAAAAAGAATAATCATAGTAATGGACAATCAGAATCTTGTTGAGATTATAAATCCCGAGATTGAAAGGACCACTGGCGAAGAGACAGCAGAAGAGGGGTGTATAAGCCTTCCCGGTGAAGCATGGAAAATTAAAAGAGCAAAGAAGATTACTGTCCATGGAATAAATGTTAGGGGGCGGAAGATAAAAATTAAGGCAGAAGGACTTTTAGCAAGAATCATACAGCATGAGATAGACCATCTGAATGGTATATTGATAAAAGACAGGGCGTCTTTTGGGCAAACTCAACCCTGTGTAAAGTCTTATGAAAACAAACTCTAA
- a CDS encoding lipoyl synthase, producing MEKTHFKSSHPSWIKRTVNVSEKFKHTRSILSGLNTVCSSAQCPNQNLCFNDGVATFLILGNICTRNCRFCAVQKGTPAEIDKTEPARIAQATIKLKLSHIVITSVTRDDLEDGGAEQFVSCIKEIRRTQKGVTVEVLTSDFKGSKSSLDKIIEAHPDVFGHNIETVPRMYPVLRPGADYGRSLDVIRYVSEKSNIITKSGMMLGVGEKQKEVIDCMNALFGCGCRVLTIGQYLSPSKEHFPVFEYIEPHIFEYLKCVAYGIGFSRVLSGPFVRSSYKAKMYYDGIKDMYIP from the coding sequence ATGGAAAAAACCCATTTTAAGTCTTCCCATCCTTCTTGGATAAAAAGAACTGTTAATGTATCGGAAAAATTTAAACATACAAGAAGTATCCTCTCCGGTCTAAATACTGTCTGCTCAAGTGCCCAATGCCCCAATCAAAATCTTTGCTTTAATGATGGGGTGGCAACATTTCTTATACTTGGTAACATTTGCACAAGAAATTGCAGGTTTTGTGCCGTCCAAAAGGGTACCCCCGCAGAAATAGACAAAACTGAGCCGGCTAGGATTGCACAGGCCACAATAAAATTAAAACTTTCTCATATTGTGATTACCTCCGTAACAAGAGATGACCTTGAAGATGGAGGAGCAGAGCAATTTGTTTCATGCATAAAAGAAATTAGAAGAACACAGAAGGGTGTTACAGTTGAGGTGCTTACGTCTGATTTCAAGGGTTCTAAAAGTTCTTTAGATAAAATTATAGAAGCACACCCTGATGTGTTCGGTCATAACATAGAAACTGTCCCAAGAATGTATCCCGTTCTTCGCCCAGGAGCAGATTATGGAAGGTCACTTGATGTGATAAGATATGTTTCAGAAAAAAGCAACATTATTACCAAATCAGGGATGATGTTGGGCGTAGGGGAAAAACAGAAAGAGGTTATTGACTGTATGAATGCTCTTTTTGGTTGCGGATGCAGGGTTTTAACCATTGGGCAGTATCTTTCTCCGAGCAAAGAACATTTTCCTGTTTTCGAATATATAGAACCTCATATATTTGAATACTTAAAATGTGTTGCATACGGGATAGGATTTTCCCGTGTATTGTCGGGCCCTTTTGTCCGAAGTTCATATAAGGCAAAAATGTATTATGACGGCATTAAAGATATGTATATACCCTGA
- a CDS encoding 30S ribosomal protein S21, which translates to MSRVDVGKEGSLERALRKLKKKVEREGLLRQVRIKRYYEKPSERKKRKAKDAREARRKNRYF; encoded by the coding sequence GTGTCAAGGGTTGATGTAGGAAAAGAAGGAAGCCTTGAAAGGGCCCTGAGAAAGTTAAAGAAAAAAGTAGAAAGAGAAGGGCTTCTCAGACAGGTAAGGATAAAGAGATATTATGAGAAGCCAAGCGAGAGAAAGAAAAGGAAGGCAAAAGACGCAAGAGAGGCAAGGCGAAAAAACAGATATTTTTAA